One genomic segment of Bradyrhizobium prioriisuperbiae includes these proteins:
- a CDS encoding amidohydrolase family protein, which produces MTKPPQPDGPPPHPHPRKPVLALPPGSCDSHCHIYGPFDRFPLPRDRSFTPNEAPETALRRLHGHLGIARAVIVQSQGHGFDHRPLLDALARSAGRYRGVALLKPSCSEEEIAAFDAAGICGVRFNFLSHLGGRPDIDAMRAIIAKVRPFGWHVAVHVAGDDITIWSDVIRTIAAPVVIDHMARPPLSAGPDGSAMRTLRALVDGGKVWVKLSGGDRLSAAGAPYRDAKPIAASLARHAPERMLWGTDWPHVNLQGSMPDDGDLVDFIGDIVPDEASRRRMLVDNPAAFFGFDTHRPSDA; this is translated from the coding sequence ATGACCAAGCCCCCGCAGCCCGACGGACCGCCGCCCCATCCGCATCCTCGCAAACCTGTGCTCGCACTCCCGCCCGGCAGTTGCGATTCCCACTGCCACATCTACGGGCCGTTCGATCGTTTCCCGCTTCCGCGAGATCGGAGCTTCACCCCCAACGAGGCGCCGGAAACGGCGCTGCGGCGCCTGCACGGTCATCTCGGCATCGCGCGCGCCGTCATCGTCCAGAGCCAGGGCCACGGCTTCGACCATCGTCCGCTGCTCGACGCGCTGGCGCGGAGTGCTGGGCGCTATCGCGGGGTCGCCCTGCTGAAGCCATCCTGCAGCGAGGAGGAGATCGCCGCTTTCGACGCCGCCGGCATCTGCGGCGTTCGCTTCAATTTCCTGTCGCATCTCGGCGGTCGCCCCGACATCGACGCCATGCGGGCGATCATCGCCAAGGTCAGGCCCTTCGGATGGCATGTCGCCGTTCACGTTGCCGGCGATGACATCACGATCTGGTCTGATGTCATTCGCACGATCGCAGCGCCTGTGGTCATCGACCACATGGCGCGGCCCCCGCTTTCGGCCGGACCCGATGGAAGCGCGATGAGGACGCTGCGCGCTCTGGTCGACGGCGGCAAGGTCTGGGTCAAGCTCAGCGGCGGCGACCGGCTCTCCGCAGCCGGCGCGCCCTATCGCGACGCCAAACCGATCGCGGCGAGCCTCGCCCGGCACGCGCCCGAGCGGATGTTGTGGGGAACCGACTGGCCCCATGTGAATCTTCAGGGATCAATGCCTGATGATGGCGATCTCGTCGATTTCATCGGGGACATCGTCCCCGACGAGGCCTCAAGGCGCAGGATGCTGGTGGACAATCCCGCGGCGTTCTTCGGCTTTGACACGCATCGTCCCTCAGATGCCTGA